One part of the Sulfolobus tengchongensis genome encodes these proteins:
- the aroA gene encoding 3-phosphoshikimate 1-carboxyvinyltransferase: MIVRIYPSKISGMIKAPQSKSVAIRLIFLSLFTRLRLRNLILSEDVVDAINSVRALGVEVKDNSEFIPPKHLEIKEKYIKLKGSGTTLRMLIPIIAAIGGEVIIDAEESLRKRPVRRVVEALSNYGVLFSSFSLPLKISGKINNDRIRIYGDESSQYISGLIYALHIINGGIIEIIPPISSLSYILLTVDLFNRFGSDVKMVDNKIYVHPNKLSEFEGEVVGDYGLASFYALSALTSGGNVTITNLWKPEKYFGDHSIVEIFRRMGAVSEYEENKWYVEARERYLPIKIDIDEAPDLAMTIAGIAAIADGISEISKIERLRIKESDRIESIQKTLLLYNVLSEVKNNSIFIFGTDKKLLNSPVTDCLNDHRVAMMSSALALIKGGAITSAECVNKSNPNYWQDLLSLNAKISIE; the protein is encoded by the coding sequence TTGATTGTAAGGATATATCCATCAAAAATTAGCGGAATGATAAAAGCACCACAATCAAAAAGTGTTGCCATTAGATTAATCTTTCTTTCTCTTTTTACTAGGTTGCGTCTTCGTAATCTAATTCTATCAGAAGATGTGGTAGATGCGATAAACTCAGTCAGAGCTTTAGGAGTAGAGGTAAAGGATAACTCTGAGTTTATTCCACCAAAGCATTTGGAAATTAAGGAAAAATATATAAAATTGAAAGGATCTGGTACCACACTCAGAATGCTTATTCCGATAATCGCCGCTATAGGTGGCGAGGTAATTATTGATGCCGAGGAGAGTTTAAGAAAAAGACCAGTGAGAAGAGTTGTTGAAGCATTAAGTAATTATGGGGTATTATTTTCCTCTTTCAGCTTACCCTTGAAAATTAGTGGGAAGATAAATAACGATAGAATAAGAATTTACGGTGACGAGAGCAGTCAATATATTTCAGGTTTAATATACGCTCTTCATATAATAAATGGAGGTATTATTGAAATTATACCACCTATTTCATCTCTAAGTTATATCTTGCTTACTGTAGATTTGTTCAACAGATTCGGGTCAGATGTTAAGATGGTCGATAACAAGATATATGTTCATCCTAATAAATTATCGGAGTTCGAGGGTGAGGTAGTAGGAGATTATGGCTTAGCTTCATTTTACGCTCTTTCAGCATTAACAAGTGGGGGAAATGTTACGATAACCAATTTATGGAAGCCAGAAAAGTATTTTGGTGATCATAGTATAGTTGAGATATTTAGGAGAATGGGTGCAGTAAGTGAATACGAAGAAAATAAATGGTACGTTGAGGCTAGAGAAAGATACCTTCCGATAAAAATAGATATAGATGAAGCGCCAGATTTAGCTATGACGATAGCTGGAATAGCGGCCATAGCAGATGGTATAAGTGAGATTAGCAAGATTGAGAGATTGCGAATCAAAGAAAGTGACAGGATAGAAAGTATTCAAAAAACACTTTTACTATATAATGTATTGAGTGAAGTAAAAAATAACTCAATTTTCATATTTGGAACTGATAAAAAACTGTTGAATTCTCCAGTTACGGATTGCCTAAACGATCATAGAGTTGCTATGATGTCGTCCGCTTTAGCCTTAATTAAAGGTGGTGCCATCACTTCTGCTGAATGCGTAAATAAGAGCAATCCGAATTATTGGCAAGATTTATTATCGCTTAATGCAAAGATTTCTATTGAATGA
- a CDS encoding shikimate kinase, protein MQAYGGISVVNALPSWYGSSMAVNLKINVTIKEGKRDYTKESELIRTIVDYFKEKYLIPDIVVDIESELPQKSGLKSSSAVSVALISEIAKRYNINNVNPPILSAILSLKAGVSYTGALDDATSSYCGGISYTHNKYFQVIKMDNPKDDLVILILAKGGRQKSVKLYELKKYNSVFEEIFKIALKDPLVAMKMNGILIANILGYQLDPIEVSLRKGALAAGISGNGPSYFAVTKDGEEGPIYESLKRFGDVIISRPVDLDCKDISIKN, encoded by the coding sequence ATGCAAGCCTATGGCGGGATCTCAGTAGTTAATGCCTTGCCTTCTTGGTATGGCTCTTCTATGGCAGTTAATCTAAAGATTAATGTTACAATTAAAGAGGGTAAAAGAGATTACACCAAAGAAAGTGAGTTAATTAGAACTATTGTTGATTATTTTAAAGAAAAATATCTCATTCCAGATATTGTAGTAGATATTGAATCTGAGTTACCCCAAAAAAGCGGTCTAAAGAGTAGTAGTGCAGTATCTGTAGCATTAATAAGCGAGATAGCAAAGCGATATAATATAAATAACGTTAACCCTCCCATTCTGTCCGCAATTCTTTCATTAAAAGCTGGAGTCTCATATACTGGGGCATTAGATGACGCCACTTCTTCTTATTGTGGCGGAATATCATATACACACAATAAGTATTTCCAAGTAATAAAGATGGATAATCCAAAAGACGATCTAGTTATTCTCATATTAGCAAAAGGAGGAAGACAGAAGTCAGTAAAGTTATACGAGTTAAAGAAATATAACAGTGTATTCGAAGAGATTTTTAAGATAGCTCTTAAAGATCCCTTAGTTGCAATGAAAATGAATGGTATATTGATAGCTAATATTCTAGGTTATCAACTAGATCCCATAGAAGTTTCATTAAGAAAAGGTGCGTTAGCTGCAGGCATTAGCGGGAATGGCCCATCATATTTTGCCGTAACTAAAGATGGAGAAGAAGGTCCAATATACGAAAGCCTTAAGAGATTTGGAGACGTTATTATATCTAGGCCTGTAGACCTTGATTGTAAGGATATATCCATCAAAAATTAG